A window of the Hordeum vulgare subsp. vulgare chromosome 5H, MorexV3_pseudomolecules_assembly, whole genome shotgun sequence genome harbors these coding sequences:
- the LOC123400195 gene encoding uncharacterized protein LOC123400195: MAFTARMKDLMRKYGKVALGVHVSVSVASVSGLYVAINNNVDVDAIFRKIGISAPGTAAGDAAPPAPAPVPAPGAGDGALPLPAPAVVVGQEAPRNRTGELAASSGGALALAVLCNKALFPVRVPITIALTPPIARLLARWKLVKSLKQT, encoded by the coding sequence ATGGCGTTCACCGCCCGCATGAAGGACCTCATGAGAAAGTACGGCAAGGTGGCCCTCGGCGTCCACGTCTCCGTCTCCGTCGCCTCCGTCTCCGGCCTCTACGTCGCCATCAACAACAACGTCGACGTCGACGCCATCTTCCGCAAGATCGGCATCAGCGCCCCCGGCACCGCCGCCGGCGACGCGGCcccgcccgcccccgcccccgtccCGGCTCCCGGCGCCGGCGACGGGGCCCTCCCCCTCCCCGCCCCCGCCGTCGTCGTCGGCCAGGAGGCGCCGCGGAACCGGACCGGGGAGCTCGCGGCGTCCAGCGGCGGCGCGCTCGCGCTCGCCGTCCTGTGCAACAAGGCCCTGTTCCCCGTCAGGGTCCCCATCACCATCGCGCTCACGCCACCCATCGCCAGGCTCCTCGCCCGCTGGAAGCTCGTCAAGAGCCTCAAGCAGACCTGA
- the LOC123397665 gene encoding uncharacterized PE-PGRS family protein PE_PGRS54-like has protein sequence MEYLSSIAVLLLLSCSLAAATVPAGTIERVSKQQILASIPPGGHAGPPVLFLTSPSGKYAAYFVRTHTVPGAGGLGADFCYVEVMAGGGKAAEGGEGGGAAGGASAWESECRPVSTVNTCTLLFSWHGLEVFDGSEEVWHGETNTDGTNFLQTLELVDDGDMRVRDKDGELAWRASDEPRHAQHCGAPGSPGLAAALPTFAEPIGAHSSSLPFGQVQGGNGHAAELPQAADLGDGVVPGAGAGGLGDGYGIAPAAGGAGGVSPGAGGLGDGYGIAPAAGSAGGVTPGAGGFGDGYGIAPTAGGAGDVIPGAGSLGDGYGIAPGAGTGAFGGAGDVAGQGQAATAAGGVTGAAGFGSQPLVDNSPYDSGAYKGSRGAHLVAIGAAVLVSAMAVGF, from the coding sequence ATGGAGTACCTGTCTTCCATAGCCGTCCTCCTACTCCTCTCCTGCTCCCTCGCGGCGGCGACGGTGCCGGCCGGCACGATCGAGCGCGTGTCCAAGCAGCAGATCCTGGCGAGCATCCCGCCGGGCGGGCATGCCGGCCCGCCCGTGCTGTTCCTCACGTCTCCGTCCGGCAAGTACGCGGCCTACTTCGTGCGCACGCACACTGTGCCTGGCGCCGGCGGGCTCGGCGCCGACTTCTGCTACGTCGAGGTGATGGCCGGTGGCGGCAAGGCGGCCGAGGGCGGTGAAGGAGGCGGCGCTGCCGGGGGCGCGAGCGCGTGGGAGTCGGAGTGCCGGCCGGTGAGCACGGTGAACACGTGCACCCTGCTCTTCTCGTGGCATGGGCTGGAGGTGTTCGACGGGAGCGAGGAGGTCTGGCACGGCGAGACCAACACCGACGGGACCAACTTCCTGCAGACGCTCGAGCTCGTCGACGACGGCGACATGCGCGTCCGCGACAAGGACGGCGAGCTCGCGTGGCGGGCCAGCGACGAGCCGCGCCACGCGCAGCACTGCGGCGCGCCGGGGTCCCCGGGCCTCGCGGCCGCGCTGCCGACCTTCGCCGAGCCCATCGGCGCGCACAGCAGCAGCCTGCCCTTCGGCCAGGTGCAGGGCGGCAACGGCCACGCGGCCGAGTTGCCGCAGGCGGCGGACCTCGGGGACGGAGTTGTTCCAGGGGCGGGAGCAGGTGGCCTGGGCGATGGCTACGGCATCGCACCGGCGGCAGGAGGGGCTGGAGGTGTTTCCCCAGGAGCAGGCGGCTTGGGCGACGGCTACGGCATTGCACCGGCTGCGGGAAGCGCCGGAGGAGTTACCCCGGGGGCAGGTGGTTTCGGCGACGGCTACGGCATTGCACCGACGGCAGGAGGCGCCGGAGATGTTATCCCGGGGGCAGGATCCTTGGGTGACGGCTATGGAATTGCACCAGGCGCCGGGACAGGAGCCTTCGGCGGTGCCGGGGACGTGGCCGGACAGGGTCAAGCGGCGACGGCGGCCGGCGGTGTCACGGGAGCGGCAGGGTTCGGCAGCCAGCCGCTGGTGGACAACAGCCCCTACGACAGTGGAGCCTACAAGGGCAGCCGTGGAGCCCATCTCGTGGCGATTGGTGCTGCGGTGCTTGTCAGCGCCATGGCCGTGGGCTTCTGA
- the LOC123398637 gene encoding cytochrome P450 709B2-like, whose amino-acid sequence MEAAGVHTLSATVVLLLISRALWYLVWRPYAVAWRFERQGIRGPPYKFVVGSMWDIKQMLVARRAKGPLDIGSHNYTSRVSPFFHKWTSDYGKTFLYWLGPTPAICSTDTELVKQVLDDRTNLFQKDYLNPSMETIFGKGLLTTNGDDWKRHRRIVYPIFNQEKLKSVSAMTSEDTQKMIEQWCTQIEKGNGQAETDMRCCSDDLTLGVIERVIFGENCKEAREVFIAGKEGQKLAVYAFADPPIPGFRYFPTRRNFQIWKLNKLATSKITHLIKTRLIRGVSGDDLLRLMLQAYMSKEVESLSTEEMVGECKTLFAAGQDTGASLLTWGMFLLSKYPEWQEKLREEVLRECQDDDGEAPRIEVLGKLKLLNMFLLETLRLYSPVPFVMRKTAYDTALANIRVPKGTMITIPIMMLHRCKEIWGVDVDEFNPMRFEKGISRAAKNTHALWAFSYGPRGCPGRNFAMIQVQTVIAMILRRFSFSLSSRYVHMPMYFITLVPRYGLPLIVKNLPDGEKIDM is encoded by the exons ATGGAGGCCGCCGGGGTACACACCCTGAGCGCCACCGTCGTGCTTTTGCTGATCTCGAGGGCTCTGTGGTATCTGGTGTGGAGGCCGTACGCCGTCGCTTGGCGGTTTGAGCGGCAGGGGATACGAGGGCCACCTTACAAATTCGTCGTTGGGTCCATGTGGGATATCAAACAGATGTTGGTTGCCCGAAGAGCAAAGGGGCCTCTGGATATCGGTAGCCACAACTACACCTCCCGTGTCAGTCCCTTCTTTCACAAATGGACCTCCGATTACG GGAAAACATTTCTGTACTGGTTGGGGCCAACACCGGCGATATGTTCTACTGACACAGAGCTAGTCAAGCAAGTGTTGGATGACAGGACAAACTTGTTCCAAAAGGACTATCTAAATCCAAGCATGGAAACCATCTTCGGCAAAGGACTACTAACCACAAACGGTGATGACTGGAAGCGGCATCGTAGAATCGTATACCCGATCTTCAACCAGGAGAAACTCAAG TCTGTGTCAGCTATGACATCGGAAGACACCCAAAAAATGATTGAGCAATGGTGCACCCAAATAGAAAAGGGTAATGGCCAAGCCGAGACAGATATGAGGTGCTGCTCTGACGATTTGACTTTGGGAGTCATTGAACGGGTGATCTTCGGTGAGAACTGCAAAGAAGCTCGGGAGGTGTTCATCGCGGGCAAGGAGGGCCAGAAGCTCGCGGTATATGCGTTTGCGGATCCTCCAATACCTGGATTTAG ATACTTTCCGACTCGCCGTAACTTCCAAATATGGAAACTCAACAAGTTGGCAACAAGTAAGATAACACATCTCATAAAGACACGGCTTATTAGAGGTGTCTCCGGGGACGACCTACTCCGGCTGATGCTGCAGGCCTACATGTCCAAAGAAGTCGAGTCACTGAGCACTGAGGAGATGGTCGGTGAGTGCAAGACCTTGTTCGCTGCAGGGCAGGACACAGGTGCCAGCCTCCTCACCTGGGGGATGTTCTTGCTCAGCAAATATCCAGAGTGGCAAGAGAAGCTCAGGGAGGAGGTGCTACGAGAATGTcaggacgacgacggcgaggcccCAAGAATCGAAGTTCTCGGCAAACTGAAGCTA CTTAACATGTTCCTCCTCGAGACACTGAGGCTCTATAGCCCCGTGCCGTTCGTGATGAGGAAGACCGCCTATGACACCGCATTAGCAAACATCAGAGTGCCAAAAGGAACCATGATAaccattccgatcatgatgttgcACCGGTGCAAGGAAATCTGGGGCGTCGACGTGGACGAGTTCAACCCCATGAGGTTCGAGAAAGGCATCTCGAGGGCTGCTAAGAATACGCACGCGTTGTGGGCCTTCTCATACGGACCACGTGGATGCCCTGGGAGGAATTTTGCCATGATCCAGGTGCAGACTGTGATCGCGATGATCCTGAGAAGGTTCTCCTTCTCCCTTTCTTCTCGGTATGTTCACATGCCCATGTACTTCATCACACTGGTGCCTAGGTACGGGCTTCCCCTAATAGTGAAGAACCTGCCGGATGGTGAAAAAATTGACATGTAA